A window of Vulpes lagopus strain Blue_001 chromosome 21, ASM1834538v1, whole genome shotgun sequence contains these coding sequences:
- the LOC121479784 gene encoding olfactory receptor 10AD1-like — protein sequence MVPPQLSSRVDQQVRPSSVDQFFRHNEIFSIICCSDSMIKHHHQPTHRMRSKTVDLRNGSTVTEFILVGFEQSSSSTRALLFVLFLALYSLAMAMNGLIIFITWTDPRLNSPMYFFLGHLSFLDVCFITTTIPQMLIHLVVKNHIVSFVSCLTQMYLVFCVGVAECILLAFMAYDRYVAICHPLSYAQIMSRQVCVKLVSAAWLFGLINGIFLEYMSFRNPFCRDNHIENFFCEAPIVIALSCGDPQFSLRMIFADAIVVLLSPMVLIVISYARILASILGRASSSGRGKTFSTCASHLTVVIFFYTSAMFSYMNPRSTHGPDKDKPFSLLYTIITPMCNPIIYSFRNKEMKGAMVRALWRTSLA from the exons ATGGTACCACCACAACTATCTTCCAGAGTGGACCAGCAGGTCAGACCATCCTCCGTGGACCAGTTCTTCAGACACAATgagattttctctattatttgcTGCAGTGATTCAATGATAAAACATCATCACCAGCCAACCCACAGAATGAG GTCCAAGACAGTGGACCTAAGGAATGGCAGCACAGTGACAGAGTTCATCCTCGTGGGCTTTGAGCAGAGCTCCTCTTCCACTCGGGCACTACTCTTTGTCCTCTTCCTAGCCCTCTACAGCCTTGCCATGGCCATGAATGGCctcatcatcttcatcacctGGACAGACCCCAGGCTCAACagccccatgtacttcttccttggCCACCTGTCCTTCCTGGATGTCTgcttcatcaccaccactatcCCACAGATGCTGATCCACCTGGTGGTCAAGAACCACATTGTCTCTTTTGTCTCTTGCTTGACCCAGATGTACTTGGTCTTCTGTGTGGGTGTGGCTGAATGCATCCTCTTGGCTTTTATGGCCTATGACCGTTATGTTGCTATCTGCCACCCACTCAGCTATGCCCAGATCATGAGCCGGCAGGTCTGTGTGAAGCTGGTGAGTGCTGCCTGGCTCTTTGGGCTGATCAATGGCATCTTTCTTGAGTATATGTCATTCCGGAATCCCTTCTGTAGAGACAACCACATAGAGAACTTCTTCTGTGAGGCCCCCATAGTGATTGCGCTGTCTTGTGGAGACCCCCAATTTAGTCTGAGAATGATCTTTGCCGATGCCATCGTGGTGCTGCTCAGCCCCATGGTGCTCATTGTCATCTCCTATGCCCGCATCCTGGCCTCCATCCTTGGCAGAGCCTCCTCCTCAGGTCGAGGGAAGACCTTCTCTACTTGTGCCTCCCATCTGACTGTGGTCATCTTTTTCTACACCTCTGCCATGTTCTCTTACATGAACCCTCGCAGCACACATGGCCCTGACAAAGACAAgcctttctccctcctctacACCATCATCACCCCCATGTGCAACCCCATCATCTATAGTTTTCGAAACAAGGAAATGAAGGGAGCCATGGTGAGGGCCCTTTGGAGGACCAGCCTGGCTTAG